From one Lycium barbarum isolate Lr01 chromosome 6, ASM1917538v2, whole genome shotgun sequence genomic stretch:
- the LOC132645002 gene encoding DUF21 domain-containing protein At4g14240-like, whose protein sequence is MQLLNALEIARMAMREQNNLSAEIAFGTVTWFVYGGISCFLVLFAGIMSGLTLGLMSLGLVELEILQRSGTPAEKKQAATIFPVVQKQHQLLVTLLLCNAVSMEALPIYLDKIFNQYVAIILSVTFVLAFGEVIPQAICTRYGLAVGASLVWLVRVLMVLCYPIAYPIGKILDCVLGHNEVLFRRAQLKALVSIHGQEAGKGGELTHDETTIISGALDLTEKTAEEAMTPIESTFSLDVNSKLDWEAMGKVLARGHSRVPVYSGNPKNIIGLLLVKSLLTVRPETETPVSSVSIRRIPRVPADMPLYDILNEFQKGSSHMAAVVKIKGKSKKHPLVIEEEKSQDKSDSVVVDIERTRLPAAVTSPASGDAVTNALTQSADDIEDGEVIGIITLEDVFEELLQEEIVDETDEYVDVHRRIRVAAAAAASVVARAPSIRRLTAQKAAGGQSKEGQSPKKSSEDLSTARRMQGSLREPLLENKRQ, encoded by the exons ATGCAGCTGTTAAATGCATTGGAAATAGCTAGAATGGCTATGAGGGAACAAAATAATCTTAGTGCAGAAATAGCATTTGGGACAGTTACATGGTTTGTGTATGGAGGGATCTCATGTTTCTTGGTACTTTTTGCTGGAATTATGTCTGGTTTAACATTGGGTCTTATGTCTTTGGGTCTTGTTGAGCTTGAGATCCTTCAACGTAGTGGCACCCCTGCTGAGAAAAAACAAGCAG CTACAATATTTCCTGTTGTTCAGAAGCAACACCAGCTTCTTGTGACCCTACTTCTATGCAATGCTGTTTCGATGGAG GCGCTACCTATATACCTGGACAAAATTTTCAACCAATATGTGGCCATTATACTATCAGTAACCTTTGTTTTGGCATTTGGAGAG GTTATTCCTCAAGCAATATGCACTAGATATGGACTTGCCGTAGGTGCAAGTCTTGTCTGGCTTGTTCGTGTTCTGATGGTTCTATGCTACCCAATTGCTTACCCCATAGGAAAG ATTCTGGACTGTGTATTGGGACACAATGAAGTACTATTCAGACGTGCTCAGCTGAAAGCCCTTGTTTCTATTCACGGCCAAGAG GCTGGCAAGGGAGGTGAACTTACACATGATGAGACAACAATCATTAGTGGAGCACTGGATTTGACTGAGAAG ACTGCTGAGGAGGCAATGACGCCTATTGAGTCAACATTTTCATTGGATGTCAATTCAAAGCTAGACTG GGAGGCAATGGGAAAAGTTCTTGCTAGAGGTCATAGCAGAGTTCCTGTGTACTCTGGCAATCCAAAGAATATTATCGGTCTTCTTCTG GTAAAAAGTCTTCTCACAGTGCGGCCGGAAACAGAGACGCCAGTTAGTTCTGTTTCAATTCGAAGAATTCCACG AGTTCCTGCTGATATGCCGTTGTATGACATACTAAATGAGTTCCAAAAGGGTAGCAGTCATATGGCTGCAGTGGTGAAAATTAAAGGAAAAAGCAAAAAACATCCCTTGGTCATTGAGGAAGAGAAATCTCAGGATAAGTCAGATAGCGTTGTCGTTGATATTGAGAGAACTAGATTACCAGCAGCAGTAACCTCACCGGCATCTGGTGATGCAGTGACAAATGCATTAACTCAGTCAGCAGATGACATTGAGGATGGTGAAGTAATAGGTATTATCACATTGGAAGATGTATTTGAAGAACTTTTACAG GAGGAAATAGTAGACGAGACCGATGAGTATGTTGATGTACATAGAAG GATACGCGTGGCTGCTGCAGCAGCTGCTTCAGTAGTGGCACGAGCTCCATCAATTCGTAGATTAACAGCCCAAAAGGCAGCT GGAGGCCAAAGTAAGGAAGGACAGAGCCCCAAAAAGTCCAGTGAGGACCTTTCTACCGCAAGAAGAATGCAAGGGAGTCTTAGGGAGCCTCTTCTTGAGAACAAGAGACAATAA